A region of Vanessa cardui chromosome 1, ilVanCard2.1, whole genome shotgun sequence DNA encodes the following proteins:
- the LOC124532200 gene encoding uncharacterized protein LOC124532200, translating to MIWLVMLLAAATSCVHAQLTAQTSVAPDLRECYTDPMLINRNNLPPTSMSVLIDIITKIEDNPNVNMDLRQLVVLLLQTYRQDGIEYHQPGANIVSSSVLPFAPTSHSFYRNKLLLTKIIPGNLQVLPNNTINSALKCALHNMISTTIDARIRGNENTCNTLAQYRDLRTIRDVSSHSMKDDVEILDLSKLKSADKNGQMRQFNPKDDVEYTDLNGVKSERQLLGESQCPILGGVVNTPWGAVSAGNVLAGIAGGAQFQTIPILELAKGSIINDPNIQQFVTSTYPTTLSGDLAEAVLIQNIERGSTSISIGAAGNWNSTQAQRYYMLSGRNNIEMSDPEIRGGMDGFVLGNVVNTALQGSSLKLSQLLDMYYSARNGVFDSTRRACNRRNLIQELVPNANLIAETYAFAAALDTNIPLRGTIIGGLEQPVNSAVTNFQSYVSNNLNDLSCFSTDISSNNYRLKTNLYLVVDSSWQYQTIYPAISFILDNIEVGKFGSSVTLLSAFDGNVIINKTFSLADFHTEYTMARHQSILGGVNLETALTNIRTMMQSELENERTANYVGGNSTVLLFLLSSSVQSTQMTWEQARILNETVPDLRILFATATNQYDNLWTLVRDVHNDIRTISLNSDGNNAATVMNPVLASIEQVGRRIVNPLCGSTYNSDLTSGTRQFDDFVEPGSINYYSISPNYFYGGNGNRRVRIVRTNAGVGSLVICYSRFVTQPRQNSTIPGQGESDVICQTLASTGNVELDLQNPCDGRWTIGSCPFFYISVSSLVPGTTTTFTSICTDNACRFPYNIRYQVQINDLGCYSSSGRVGFSIVLLIFTYLLNYF from the exons GTGATGTTATTGGCAGCTGCCACGAGCTGTGTGCATGCACAGTTGACCGCACAAACCAGTGTGGCTCCCGACCTCAGAGAATGTTACACAGACCCCATGTTAATAAACAGAAATAATCTGCCACCGACATCGATGTctgttttaatagatataatCACTAAAATCGAGGACAACCCTAATGTTAACATGGATTTGAGACAATTGGTTGTTTTATTACTTCAAAC ataCAGACAAGATGGTATTGAATACCATCAACCAGGAGCCAACATAGTGTCATCATCCGTGTTGCCATTCGCACCTACTTCCCATTCATTTTATCGTAACAAGCTGCTTCTTACGAAAATTATTCCAGGAAATTTGCAAGTTTTGCCCAATAACACTATAAATTCTGCTTTAAAg tgTGCTCTACATAATATGATATCAACAACAATCGATGCTCGCATTCGTGGAAATGAAAATACTTGTAATACATTAGCGCAGTATCGCGACTTGAGGACCATTCGTGATGTTTCAAGCCATTCTATGAAAGATGATGTTGAAATTTTGGATCTATCTAAATT AAAATCCGCAGATAAAAACGGACAAATGAGACAATTTAATCCGAAAGATGATGTCGAGTATACTGATCTGAATGGGGTTAAATCCGAACGTCAGTTACTAGGAGAGAGTCAATGCCCAATTCTCGGTGGGGTCGTCAACACACCGTGGGGTGCTGTGTCCGCTGGCAATGTCCTGGCGGGTATAGCTGGTGGAGCGCAATTCCAGACGATACCAATCTTGGAGCTGGCTAAGGGATCTATAATCAACGATCCGAATATTCAACAATTTGTTACTTCTACTTATCCAACCACGTTATcag GAGATTTAGCTGAAGCTGTTCTTATTCAAAATATAGAAAGAGGCAGTACTTCTATATCCATCGGTGCAGCTGGTAATTGGAACTCGACGCAAGCTCAGAGATATTACATGCTTAGCGGTCgcaataatattgaaatgtcaGATCCTGAAATACGTGGTGGCATGGATGGATTCGTATTAGGCAACGTTGTGAATACTGCATTACAGGGATCGTCATTAAAATTGTCACAGCTTCTTGATATGTATTATTCTGCAAGG AATGGAGTATTCGATTCAACCCGTAGAGCTTGTAATCGAAGAAACCTAATTCAAGAACTCGTACCAAATGCTAATTTGATTGCTGAAACCTACGCGTTTGCCGCTGCTCTAGACACAAACATACCCCTGCGTGGAACAATTATCGGAGGGTTAGAACAACCGGTTAACAGTGCTGTTACTAATTTCCAAAGTTACGTAA gCAACAATCTAAACGATTTAAGCTGTTTCTCAACTGATATAAGTTCAAATAACTACAGACTCAAGACAaatctttacttggtggtcGATTCGTCCTGGCAGTATCAGACCATATATCCAGCCATATCCTTCATTCTAGATAATATAGAAGTTGGAAAGTTTGGATCAAGTGTAACTTTACTGAGTGCTTTCGACggaaatgttataataaataaaaccttttcacTGGCTGATTTCCACACAGAGTATACAATGGCGAGACATCAATCCA ttcttgGCGGTGTGAATCTTGAAACAGCATTAACAAATATTCGAACTATGATGCAAAGTGAACTGGAAAATGAGCGTACAGCAAATTATGTCGGCGGAAACTCTACCGTTCTTCTCTTTTTACTCAGTTCCAGTGTTCAAAGTACTCAAATGACTTGGGAACAAGcaagaattttaaatgaaactgtaccag ATTTAAGGATATTGTTTGCAACAGCAACGAACCAATACGATAATCTCTGGACTTTAGTACGAGATGTACACAATGATATTCGGACCATATCTTTAAATTCTGATGGCAATAATGCGGCCACCGTGATGAATCCTGTACTTGCAAGTATCGAACAAG TTGGACGCAGAATAGTGAACCCGCTGTGTGGATCAACTTATAATTCTGACTTAACATCGGGCACAAGGCAGTTCGATGATTTTGTAGAACCGGGctccataaattattattccatCAGTCCCAATTATTTCTATGGGGGGAACGGTAACAGGAGAGTTCGTATCGTAAGGACTAATGCAGGAGTGGGCAGCCTTGTAATTTGTTACTCACGTTTTGTAACGCAACCGAG ACAAAACTCAACTATTCCTGGTCAAGGCGAAAGTGATGTGATATGTCAAACGTTGGCGAGTACTGGTAACGTCGAGTTGGATCTGCAGAATCCCTGTGACGGACGTTGGACGATCGGTTCTTGTCCATTCTTTTACATATCTGTATCGTCACTTGTGCCTGGAACAACAACAACTTTCACTTCAATTTGTACag ataATGCTTGCAGATTCCCATACAATATAAGGTATCAAGTTCAAATAAATGACCTCGGATGTTACAGCAGTAGTGGCAGAGTTGGATTTAGTATTGTTCTTTTAATTTTCACTTATCttctaaattact